A window from Montipora capricornis isolate CH-2021 chromosome 7, ASM3666992v2, whole genome shotgun sequence encodes these proteins:
- the LOC138056006 gene encoding uncharacterized protein: protein MGSLLGPLLANVFMSSIEEKLDVEGKLPPYYRRYVDDTLTVMPDLSTARDFLNTLNHAHAAIKFTMKVENGGMLPFLGIQLLNRAPRIETKVSVKTTNSGLLLHYHSHVDNRYKHGLLTTMLDRAYRLSSSWSYFTEECERLKSVFSKLKYPKHLVDSIVKNFLNLRVADQSPLQSKSTTNNTTRVVIPFKDQESANIVKTQLRDLSVKLQTIVQPVFTSRKIAQEFSTSKLKPQLIDQQCVVYNFKCDQCDAGYVGYTRGHLFVRVDGHRSKTSSVRKHYDNI from the coding sequence ATGGGGTCCCTCCTTGGGCCCTTGCTAGCCAACGTATTCATGTCGTCTATTGAAGAGAAATTAGATGTTGAGGGCAAGCTGCCACCTTATTATCGtcgatatgttgacgacacaCTCACTGTGATGCCTGATTTGTCTACAGCAAGGGACTTCCTCAACACCCTCAACCACGCCCACGCCGCCATCAAGTTCACTATGAAGGTCGAAAATGGTGGGATGCTCCCCTTCCTCGGTATTCAACTCCTAAACCGAGCGCCCCGTATTGAGACTAAAGTATCCGTGAAGACAACAAACAGTGGTCTGCTCCTCCATTACCACAGTCATGTCGATAATAGGTACAAGCACGGCCTATTGACAACTATGCTCGATCGCGCATATCGCCTGTCTTCGTCGTGGTCCTACTTCACTGAGGAGTGCGAACGACTGAAGTCTGTGTTCTCTAAACTGAAGTATCCCAAGCACCTTGTGGACTCCATTGTTAAAAACTTTCTAAACTTAAGGGTTGCTGACCAGTCTCCATTGCAATCAAAATCTACGACAAACAACACTACTCGGGTCGTCATACCCTTTAAAGACCAGGAGTCTGCTAATATCGTGAAGACACAGTTAAGAGATCTTAGTGTGAAGCTCCAGACTATTGTCCAACCAGTGTTTACGAGCCGCAAGATTGCCCAGGAGTTCTCGACAAGCAAATTAAAGCCTCAGCTCATtgatcaacaatgcgttgtgtataacTTCAAGTGTGACCAGTGCGATGCTGGTTATGTCGGATACACCCGTGGCCATCTGTTCGTACGCGTTGATGGACATAGAAGCAAGACCTCGTCAGTGCGCAAACACtatgataatatatag